One window from the genome of Acidobacteriota bacterium encodes:
- a CDS encoding 3-dehydroquinate dehydratase, with the protein MNGGEILLLHGPNLNALGRRDPAHYGTLTLPELEAMVRTWAAEYGWRVRCRQSNHEGALIDALQDAWGWAAGAILNAGALTHTSYALHDAILDFGRPVIEVHLSRISEREAWRRVSVIRPACAGYVEGRGPQGYRDALRLLARRIGGAGEKKGG; encoded by the coding sequence ATGAACGGTGGAGAGATCCTCCTGCTGCACGGCCCCAACCTGAACGCGCTCGGACGGCGCGATCCGGCGCACTACGGAACGCTCACGCTCCCGGAGCTGGAGGCTATGGTCCGGACCTGGGCCGCGGAGTACGGGTGGCGGGTTCGCTGCAGGCAGTCGAACCACGAAGGGGCCTTGATCGACGCGCTGCAGGACGCGTGGGGCTGGGCCGCGGGGGCGATCCTCAACGCGGGCGCGCTGACCCACACCAGCTATGCCCTCCACGACGCGATCCTCGACTTCGGCCGGCCGGTGATCGAAGTCCACCTGTCGCGGATCAGCGAGCGGGAGGCGTGGCGAAGGGTGAGCGTGATCCGGCCGGCTTGCGCCGGCTACGTGGAGGGGCGGGGCCCCCAAGGGTATCGCGATGCGCTCCGGCTCCTCGCCCGGCGGATCGGGGGGGCCGGAGAGAAGAAGGGTGGCTGA